In the Lepidochelys kempii isolate rLepKem1 chromosome 3, rLepKem1.hap2, whole genome shotgun sequence genome, one interval contains:
- the PAQR8 gene encoding membrane progestin receptor beta isoform X1: protein MGEGLALPVCRLPSAVGSMMTAILERISTLSVSGQQLRRLPKLLEEGFPKMPCTVEESDVPQLFREPYIQTGYRPTGQEWRYYFFSLFQKHNEVVNVWTHLLAALAVLLRFKAFAEAEELSLDVSSLPLFIFVLSSLTYLTCSLLAHLLQSKSELSHYTFYFMDYVGVSVYQYGSALAHFYYSSDQAWYDKFWLFFLPAAAFCGWLSCAGCCYAKYRYRRPYPLMRKMCQVIPAGLAFVLDISPVAHRVVMCHLGGCEEQAAWYHTFQILFFLISAYFFSCPVPEKYFPGSCDIIGHAHQIFHMFLALCTLSQLEAIFLDYKIRQEIFLSRHGPLSIYLSCVSFFGLVACSSITAHFLQCRIKAGLAKRDS, encoded by the coding sequence GGCGAGGGATTGGCTTTACCCGTCTGCAGACTCCCTTCTGCCGTGGGGAGCATGATGACGGCCATCCTCGAGCGTATCAGCACCTTGTCCGTCAGCGGGCAGCAGCTCCGCCGCCTCCCCAAACTCCTGGAGGAAGGCTTCCCCAAGATGCCCTGCACCGTCGAAGAATCCGATGTGCCCCAGCTCTTCCGGGAGCCATACATCCAGACGGGGTACCGCCCTACCGGCCAGGAGTGGCGCTATTACTTCTTCAGCCTGTTCCAGAAGCACAACGAGGTGGTCAACGTCTGGACTCACCTGCTGGCGGCCTTGGCTGTGTTGCTGAGGTTCAAGGCCTTTGCAGAAGCAGAGGAGCTGTCCTTGGACGTCTCATCCTTGCCTTTGTTCATCTTTGTGCTGTCCTCCCTCACCTACCTCACCTGCAGCCTCTTGGCCCACCTACTGCAATCCAAGTCGGAGCTGTCTCACTACACCTTCTACTTCATGGACTACGTCGGGGTCAGTGTCTACCAATACGGCAGCGCCCTGGCCCATTTCTACTACAGCTCGGACCAAGCCTGGTACGACAAGTTCTGGCTCTTCTTCCTTCCCGCGGCTGCCTTCTGCGGCTGGCTCtcttgtgctggctgctgctacGCCAAGTACCGGTACCGACGACCCTATCCCCTCATGAGGAAGATGTGTCAGGTGATCCCAGCAGGGCTGGCGTTCGTCTTGGACATCAGCCCTGTTGCACACCGtgtggtcatgtgccacctgggGGGCTGCGAGGAGCAGGCTGCCTGGTATCACACCTTCCAGATACTGTTCTTTCTAATCAGTGCTTATTTCTTCTCCTGTCCGGTCCCCGAGAAGTATTTCCCGGGCTCCTGTGATATAATTGGCCACGCCCATCAGATCTTCCACATGTTCTTGGCCCTTTGCACGCTCTCGCAGCTGGAGGCCATCTTCCTGGATTACAAGATCAGGCAGGAGATTTTCCTGAGTAGGCATGGACCCCTCTCCATCTACCTGTCCTGCGTCTCTTTCTTCGGCCTGGTGGCCTGTAGCTCCATCACTGCTCACTTCCTGCAGTGCAGGATCAAAGCGGGGCTGGCTAAAAGAGACTCCTGA
- the PAQR8 gene encoding membrane progestin receptor beta isoform X2, whose protein sequence is MMTAILERISTLSVSGQQLRRLPKLLEEGFPKMPCTVEESDVPQLFREPYIQTGYRPTGQEWRYYFFSLFQKHNEVVNVWTHLLAALAVLLRFKAFAEAEELSLDVSSLPLFIFVLSSLTYLTCSLLAHLLQSKSELSHYTFYFMDYVGVSVYQYGSALAHFYYSSDQAWYDKFWLFFLPAAAFCGWLSCAGCCYAKYRYRRPYPLMRKMCQVIPAGLAFVLDISPVAHRVVMCHLGGCEEQAAWYHTFQILFFLISAYFFSCPVPEKYFPGSCDIIGHAHQIFHMFLALCTLSQLEAIFLDYKIRQEIFLSRHGPLSIYLSCVSFFGLVACSSITAHFLQCRIKAGLAKRDS, encoded by the coding sequence ATGATGACGGCCATCCTCGAGCGTATCAGCACCTTGTCCGTCAGCGGGCAGCAGCTCCGCCGCCTCCCCAAACTCCTGGAGGAAGGCTTCCCCAAGATGCCCTGCACCGTCGAAGAATCCGATGTGCCCCAGCTCTTCCGGGAGCCATACATCCAGACGGGGTACCGCCCTACCGGCCAGGAGTGGCGCTATTACTTCTTCAGCCTGTTCCAGAAGCACAACGAGGTGGTCAACGTCTGGACTCACCTGCTGGCGGCCTTGGCTGTGTTGCTGAGGTTCAAGGCCTTTGCAGAAGCAGAGGAGCTGTCCTTGGACGTCTCATCCTTGCCTTTGTTCATCTTTGTGCTGTCCTCCCTCACCTACCTCACCTGCAGCCTCTTGGCCCACCTACTGCAATCCAAGTCGGAGCTGTCTCACTACACCTTCTACTTCATGGACTACGTCGGGGTCAGTGTCTACCAATACGGCAGCGCCCTGGCCCATTTCTACTACAGCTCGGACCAAGCCTGGTACGACAAGTTCTGGCTCTTCTTCCTTCCCGCGGCTGCCTTCTGCGGCTGGCTCtcttgtgctggctgctgctacGCCAAGTACCGGTACCGACGACCCTATCCCCTCATGAGGAAGATGTGTCAGGTGATCCCAGCAGGGCTGGCGTTCGTCTTGGACATCAGCCCTGTTGCACACCGtgtggtcatgtgccacctgggGGGCTGCGAGGAGCAGGCTGCCTGGTATCACACCTTCCAGATACTGTTCTTTCTAATCAGTGCTTATTTCTTCTCCTGTCCGGTCCCCGAGAAGTATTTCCCGGGCTCCTGTGATATAATTGGCCACGCCCATCAGATCTTCCACATGTTCTTGGCCCTTTGCACGCTCTCGCAGCTGGAGGCCATCTTCCTGGATTACAAGATCAGGCAGGAGATTTTCCTGAGTAGGCATGGACCCCTCTCCATCTACCTGTCCTGCGTCTCTTTCTTCGGCCTGGTGGCCTGTAGCTCCATCACTGCTCACTTCCTGCAGTGCAGGATCAAAGCGGGGCTGGCTAAAAGAGACTCCTGA